AGATAGAGTATAATCATGTCGAGACTATGCCATTGTTGGCTATGTACTTTTTCATGTGCTATGATTTGATGCTTATCACGGGCATGCTCTGCTTCACATTTGTTGATGAATATCAACTGAAAGAATGAAAAGGAAGGATGCGATTCGGTCATGAAAATGGTCGAATTGGGATATTCATTGAGCCGCTGGGCATCCAGCGAAAGCTGAATGATTTTGAGCAATTGATAAAGAAATGCTCCTAATGCAATACAACTGACGATGATATAAAGTGAAAGTACTATATCGATTGAGCCTATTGTGTTTCCAATGTTTTCTGATTCACCAATCTGTATGGGAGGTAGATACAGCACAGGTGCTGTATTGGCTTGTGCTTGTGCTGGGGAATTGATAAAGCTGAGCTGAACGAGTGGCAAAGTCCAGGCGGTCATTGTGCTTATCAGGATGTAGACTCGTTTCAACTGAAAGCTATGTTCGTTGTGAAGGAAGACATAGTATATCATACCCGTAATTAGCAGTATGAGGTTGGCTTCAAGCAGATAATTAATCAGTGCTATTTTCATCTTTTGCTATGTTTTGTTTTACGTGAGTCATGAGTGCATCTAGGTCATCTATGTCCATATTTTCTTCTTTGACAAAGAATGACACGAGGTTTTTGAATGAGCCACCAAAGTAGCCTCCGATGAATGTGTTCAGAAACTGTTTGCTGTAGTCATCTTTGGATACCAAGGGATAATATTGGTGTGTCTTGCCATGTGCGGTAAACCCGACGAATTCCTTTTTTACGAGGATTCGAACGATGGTAGAGATGGTGTTGTATGCAGGTTTTGGAGTAGGTAGTTTTTCAATGATATCATGTACCACTCCTTGTTCTATTTGCCATAGGACTTGCATGACTTGTTGTTCTGCTTTGGTCAATTCTTTCACAACTAAGTATTTAGTTATAGGGGTTTAAAAATTACCGATGATTTTCATCGGCAGTCCTAAAGTATAACTAATTCTTTAGTTATACAAGTGTATAAGCACAAAAAAACCTCAGCCATACGACTGAGGTTCTGTAATCATGCTTCTCTTTTGTACTACAATACGATACCGATGAAGGACTTGAAAGCGATACCCATTAGACCTGTGAGGATCATGGTGATACCGAGACCTTTCAACCCGTTTGGCACGTTACTGTACTTCAATTTTTCTCTGATGGCGGCTAGGGCGATGATCGCCAAGAACCAACCGAACCCTGAACCTGATCCGTATGCTGTAGCCTCGACGATTGTATAGTCACGTTGTACCATGAAAAGTGACGCCCCGAGGATCGCACAGTTTACCGCGATCAATGGTAGGAAAATCCCTAATGAACCGTAGAGTGATGGCGATACTTTCTCGATGATCATCTCGACCAATTGTACCATCGCTGCGATGATTGCAATGAACATGATGAAGGTCAAGAAACTAAGGTCGATGCTTTCGAAACTAGCATTGATCCAGGTAAGAGCACCTTCTTTGAGGACGTACTCTTGGAGCAACCAGTTGATTGGCACAGTGATCGTCAAGACGAAAATAACTGCCGCACCGAGACCCAAAGCCGTAGATACTTTCTTTGACACAGCAAGGAACGAACACATACCTAAGAAGTATGCGAAGACCATGTTGTCAATAAATGCGCTTTTTATAAATATATTAAATGCTTCCATTTCTCTTAGTGTTCTACGTATCCGTTTTTAGTTCTCTGTACCCAAATGATGATACCCAATACCATAAATGCACCGATCGAATCTACCATCAACCCGTTTGTAGGGATGGCAAAGCCTGTCCAGTTTTCGATGGCCCCATAGACTGGGAAATCAAAGACTGAACCTGATCCGAGCAATTCTCTAAAGAAGGCTACCGTCAAGATGACCCATGCATATCCAAAACCACTACCCAATCCATCGAGGACAGAGTCGTAGGCCTTGTTGGCCATGGCGAATGCTTCAAGACGTCCCATCACGATACAGTTGGTGATGATTAGCCCTACGAAGGCCCCTAGTACCTTGTACATGTCAAAAAGGTAAGCTTTGAGAAATTCACTAACCAGAGTCACAAGTGTCGCCACGATGGCAAGCTGTACGATGATTCTGACACGACCTGGGATGATGTTTCTCATCATAGAGATGATGAGGTTCGAAAATACCACTACGAAAACCACTGCAATGGACATCACTAGTGTTGGCTGCATCTTGACAGTCACCGCTAGTGCCGAACATATCCCCAGTACCTGTATGGTGACGGGGTTGTCGTCATTCAATGGATCAGTAATGAATTTCTTTCTTCTTTTGGAAAGTAACGGTTCCGATGGCTCCTTGACGATCGGTTGTTCCAAAGTTTCTGTACTCATTTCTTTATCAATTTTATGGGCCTAGACCCAATTAAATATCAATTATATATTTTGCCCTTTACTGCTTTCTGCTTTCGTTTTTTCGATAAACGTCAAGTAGTAAGTCAGATAATCCTTGAGCATGGCATTTACACCTTTTCCTGTGAGGGTTGCTCCAGACATTCCATCGATGTGATGATCATCGAGTGGTTCGCCTTTTTCTCCCTTGATCATCGATACAGAAACTAAGTTTCCGCTTTCGTCAAAGATCTTTTTGCCAATGTATCGGTCTTTGACCACATCGGTGGTGATTCTAGCGCCTAGACCAGGTGTCTCCGATTTGTGATCAAAAGCTACACCTCTCACGGTGTTGAGGTCACTATCCAAGGCAATGAATCCTGAAATCCAATCCCATAGACCTGCTCCAAACAACGGAATAATGTAAGAATCAACCTCGTCACTGTCCTCTTTCATAAACATGAAAACAGGGTAAGGTCTTGTCTGTACGTCCTTTTTGTTGTTTTTCTGGAAATCGATTTTCTCAGCCACCAGTGGGTTGCCTTTTTCGTCTTTCTCCATCAAGTTGCCGTTGATGTCTACTACAGTCGAAGTGACTCTTTCTTCGTATAGTTTGAGTATCGCATTTGGATCCTTGATGTTGGAAATATCCATCACTGCACCCAAAATTTTCTTCTTTGTATCTAACTCTACCTGCTTGTCTTGCATGGGTTTCAACACCACAGAAGTACCAGATAGTAATCCCCCCAGTATGATTGTCAATACTGCCGAGAATATGACGATGTATAAATTAGACCGTTGCACGTTTCAACCTCCTTTTCTTGTTAGCTGCTACCACGTAGTAATCAATAAGTGGAGCGAATACATTCATTAATAATATAGCAAGCATGATCCCTTCAGGGTATGCTGGATTAAATACTCTGATGATTACGGTCAAAATACCGATCAAGAATCCGTAGATCCATTTTCCTGTTTCTGTTTGTGCTGCGGTGACAGGGTCAGAGGCCATGAATACTGCCCCGAATGCTAAACCACCAATCACCAAGTGATAGTGTGCGGGGAGCAACATGTACTCGTTTGCACCGAACACGTTGCATAGTGTACCCATCGCAAATGCTCCAGCGAATACACTGAAGATGATTTTCCAACTACCTACTCCGGTGAAGATCAATATCGCTGCACCAATCAAGCACATCAATGTAGAGGTCTCTCCAATCGAACCAGGCATGATGCCAATGAACATGTTCCAGAAATCAAATAGGCCCTCAGACCAACTGTTGTTGAGCATGGAGACCATCGGTTCTGTGCCTTCTACAGCTGCTGCTCCGATGGCGAGTGGAGTCGCTCCAGAAAAGGCTGCCACAGCAGTGTTTCCCTCTCCTATAAATGACCATACATCTCCCGAAATCTGTGAAGGGTAGGCAAAGTATAAGAATGCTCTAGCCGTCAAGGCTACATTGAGGATGTTCATTCCTGTTCCTCCAAAGACCTCTTTGCCAATAATAACTGCAAAGGCAGTGGCCAAGCCGACTTGCCATAGTGGAATCGATGCTGGCATTACCAACGGAATCAACATTCCAGTGACGAGGAAACCTTCGTTTACTTCGTGTTTTCGGATGGTTGCGAATGTGAATTCGATTCCTAGACCTACCGCATAGGATACGATAATGATCGGAACGACCAAGATCGCTCCTGTCAATAGGATGTCTCCGAGCGCAGCAACCTCACCAATGGCGAGATAGTGCTGATACCCTGCGTTCCAAATACCGAACAGCAAGCAAGGTACCATGGCGATGATGACTGTCATCATCATTCTCTTCATATCGATGGCATCACGAATCTGAGCACCTGTTGCACCAGTGGTGCTGTTTGGTGCGAGTAGTAAGGTCTCGTGCGCCTCGTATATATAGTAAAATTTCTCCCACTTCCCTCCTTTTTCGAAGTTCGGGCGAACTTTTGCAAAAATGTCTTCTATAAATTTCATCTATGCTATTAACTATTTTTTACTAAATCAATTCCTTCTCTCAAAATAGACTGGATGTCATTTTTAGACACATCGATAAACTCACAAAGTGCCAAATCTTCTTCAATCACTTCGTAAATTCCCAAACCTTCCATGTCATCGTAATCCTCCGCCAAGATCGCTTTGATCAAATGCGTGGGTAAAACGTCCATTGGTACTACCTTTTCGAAAGACCCCGTTTGCACGAATGCTCTGTGTTGGCCCCTGGTATTGGTGTCCAGTACGTATTCTTTATTTTTGCCTCCAAGGAAGGACAACAAACCAAATGCACGGTGCATACTCAATTTCTTGGTTGTAGGAGTGATCCATCCGAAGAATTCATAGTAGTCACCTTCTGGGATTACGGTCACTTGATTGTGATAGTGTCCGAGGTAGCCCGTAGAGTTGATTTGATTTCCAGTCAAGGGGTTGCCTGAGATGAATCTCTCGTTTCCACCATTGGTAGTACCGTCGAGGAGTTTATTGACACATGCACCAGAGTATGTTTTGTAGTACTGTGGAGCTTTTACTTCTGAGCCGGTCAAGGCGATGATTTTCGATGCATCATACTTGCCTTCTAAGAAGAGTTTACCAATTTGTGCTACGCCATATGGAGCAACCGTCCAAGCCACTTCTCCTTTGTTGATAGGGTCAATGTGATGGATCTGTACACCTACGTTGCCTGCAGGATGAGGCCCTGATACGGTGTTGATTTGTGCTTTATTGCTTTTCAAGAACTCCGCTGTATCGCTGTTGACGTTGATGTGGACCTTGCCTTCAGTGAGTTTGCTCAAGACCTCTATGCCCGCCTCATAATACTTGGCATAACCCTCGAGGATGAAGTTGGTATCTGGCGCCAAAGGGTGTGTATCGAATGCAGAGATGAAAATGGCTTTTGGCGTATCCTGAGGACTGGCTACTACGCCATAGGGCCTCTGAATAATGTTGGTCCAAACGCCAGACTTTTTCATCTGATCGATAGCCGCTTCTTTAGAAAGGCCACTGACATCTGAGTGCTTCTCGAAAGACTCAAATTCGATTTCCTTGTCTGCAAGGATTCGTATTTCAAGTACTTTTCTCTTGGCTCCTCTCACCACTTCAGCTATTTCACCACTCACAGGAGAGCAATACATGACGTCTTCCACTTGCTTGTCGATCATAATCGGCGAGCCTGCTTTGACTGTATCTCCTTCTTTGACGAGCAATTTGGCTCTGCTCATCCCAACAAAGTCTGAGGGTTTCATGGCAAAAGTCTCTGGCTGAGAGAGCTCTGCGATTTTCTTTTCAGCTTTTCCAGCAAGGTTGATGTCAAAACCTTTCT
The DNA window shown above is from Reichenbachiella sp. 5M10 and carries:
- a CDS encoding BlaI/MecI/CopY family transcriptional regulator codes for the protein MKELTKAEQQVMQVLWQIEQGVVHDIIEKLPTPKPAYNTISTIVRILVKKEFVGFTAHGKTHQYYPLVSKDDYSKQFLNTFIGGYFGGSFKNLVSFFVKEENMDIDDLDALMTHVKQNIAKDENSTD
- the nqrE gene encoding NADH:ubiquinone reductase (Na(+)-transporting) subunit E codes for the protein MEAFNIFIKSAFIDNMVFAYFLGMCSFLAVSKKVSTALGLGAAVIFVLTITVPINWLLQEYVLKEGALTWINASFESIDLSFLTFIMFIAIIAAMVQLVEMIIEKVSPSLYGSLGIFLPLIAVNCAILGASLFMVQRDYTIVEATAYGSGSGFGWFLAIIALAAIREKLKYSNVPNGLKGLGITMILTGLMGIAFKSFIGIVL
- a CDS encoding NADH:ubiquinone reductase (Na(+)-transporting) subunit D, which translates into the protein MSTETLEQPIVKEPSEPLLSKRRKKFITDPLNDDNPVTIQVLGICSALAVTVKMQPTLVMSIAVVFVVVFSNLIISMMRNIIPGRVRIIVQLAIVATLVTLVSEFLKAYLFDMYKVLGAFVGLIITNCIVMGRLEAFAMANKAYDSVLDGLGSGFGYAWVILTVAFFRELLGSGSVFDFPVYGAIENWTGFAIPTNGLMVDSIGAFMVLGIIIWVQRTKNGYVEH
- the nqrC gene encoding NADH:ubiquinone reductase (Na(+)-transporting) subunit C, whose product is MTIILGGLLSGTSVVLKPMQDKQVELDTKKKILGAVMDISNIKDPNAILKLYEERVTSTVVDINGNLMEKDEKGNPLVAEKIDFQKNNKKDVQTRPYPVFMFMKEDSDEVDSYIIPLFGAGLWDWISGFIALDSDLNTVRGVAFDHKSETPGLGARITTDVVKDRYIGKKIFDESGNLVSVSMIKGEKGEPLDDHHIDGMSGATLTGKGVNAMLKDYLTYYLTFIEKTKAESSKGQNI
- a CDS encoding NADH:ubiquinone reductase (Na(+)-transporting) subunit B, whose translation is MKFIEDIFAKVRPNFEKGGKWEKFYYIYEAHETLLLAPNSTTGATGAQIRDAIDMKRMMMTVIIAMVPCLLFGIWNAGYQHYLAIGEVAALGDILLTGAILVVPIIIVSYAVGLGIEFTFATIRKHEVNEGFLVTGMLIPLVMPASIPLWQVGLATAFAVIIGKEVFGGTGMNILNVALTARAFLYFAYPSQISGDVWSFIGEGNTAVAAFSGATPLAIGAAAVEGTEPMVSMLNNSWSEGLFDFWNMFIGIMPGSIGETSTLMCLIGAAILIFTGVGSWKIIFSVFAGAFAMGTLCNVFGANEYMLLPAHYHLVIGGLAFGAVFMASDPVTAAQTETGKWIYGFLIGILTVIIRVFNPAYPEGIMLAILLMNVFAPLIDYYVVAANKKRRLKRATV
- a CDS encoding Na(+)-translocating NADH-quinone reductase subunit A produces the protein MSQNIKLKKGFDINLAGKAEKKIAELSQPETFAMKPSDFVGMSRAKLLVKEGDTVKAGSPIMIDKQVEDVMYCSPVSGEIAEVVRGAKRKVLEIRILADKEIEFESFEKHSDVSGLSKEAAIDQMKKSGVWTNIIQRPYGVVASPQDTPKAIFISAFDTHPLAPDTNFILEGYAKYYEAGIEVLSKLTEGKVHINVNSDTAEFLKSNKAQINTVSGPHPAGNVGVQIHHIDPINKGEVAWTVAPYGVAQIGKLFLEGKYDASKIIALTGSEVKAPQYYKTYSGACVNKLLDGTTNGGNERFISGNPLTGNQINSTGYLGHYHNQVTVIPEGDYYEFFGWITPTTKKLSMHRAFGLLSFLGGKNKEYVLDTNTRGQHRAFVQTGSFEKVVPMDVLPTHLIKAILAEDYDDMEGLGIYEVIEEDLALCEFIDVSKNDIQSILREGIDLVKNS